One window from the genome of Pseudomonas frederiksbergensis encodes:
- a CDS encoding aconitase X — protein sequence MPSTPVRLYGRSLVEGAAQGTLLFADVGLSFWGGVDPVTGEVIDRHHPLSGEHLAGRVLAIPSGRGSCTGSSVLMELISNGHAPAALILAEVDEILALGVLVAEVIFQRSLPVLCIGREAFEGLRGQGFGRVEGNCLTLSGRRPNDQWHGTGTAPQPSMPSSVQLSERDRAMLDGTHGKATQVAMQIVLRMAEIQDADELLDITQAHIDGCIYTGPASLRFAEQWVQWGAKVSVPTTLNSISVDQRRWRELGVDPALGEPASALGDAYMAMGAQLSFSCAPYLLDTAPTAGEQIVWAESNAVVYANSVLGARTQKYPDFLDICIALCGRAPLAGCHLDGPRKAGMIVEVPSLGSVDDSFYPLLGYHIGSLTGRRVPLIHGLENAAPTLDDLKAFGAAFATTSAAPLFHIAGVTPEAMDAAKVLDRDAVLPMETVNTTGLLASWRELNSARHRHVDVVSLGNPHFSLSEFAALSRLCTGRTKHAEVVLAITCGRAVLEQARQAGYLDAIQAFGATLVTDTCWCMLGEPVIPPAATTLMTNSGKYAHYAPGLVGRGVHFASLADCVEAACTATASDHPPQWLRPCAPEEIPSDV from the coding sequence ATGCCAAGCACGCCTGTTCGCCTGTACGGCCGCAGCCTGGTGGAGGGTGCCGCCCAGGGCACCCTGTTGTTCGCCGATGTCGGCTTGAGTTTCTGGGGCGGGGTCGATCCGGTCACCGGTGAGGTCATCGACCGGCATCATCCCCTCAGTGGTGAACACCTGGCCGGCCGCGTTCTGGCAATTCCCAGCGGGCGCGGCTCCTGCACCGGCAGCAGCGTGTTGATGGAGCTCATCAGCAATGGCCATGCGCCGGCCGCCCTGATACTGGCCGAAGTGGATGAGATCCTGGCCCTGGGCGTGCTCGTGGCCGAGGTGATCTTCCAGCGCTCGCTGCCGGTGTTGTGCATTGGCCGCGAGGCGTTCGAGGGTTTACGGGGTCAAGGGTTCGGGCGCGTCGAGGGCAACTGCCTGACGTTGTCCGGCCGCCGGCCCAACGATCAATGGCACGGAACGGGGACGGCCCCGCAGCCGTCCATGCCGTCCAGCGTCCAGTTGAGCGAGCGCGATCGAGCGATGCTCGACGGCACGCACGGCAAGGCAACCCAAGTGGCAATGCAAATAGTCCTGCGCATGGCCGAGATCCAGGACGCCGATGAACTGCTGGACATCACCCAGGCGCACATCGACGGTTGCATCTACACCGGCCCCGCCAGCCTGCGTTTTGCCGAACAATGGGTGCAGTGGGGGGCAAAGGTGAGCGTGCCCACGACGCTCAATTCGATTTCCGTCGACCAGCGCCGCTGGCGCGAGTTGGGCGTCGACCCGGCACTGGGCGAACCGGCCAGCGCGTTGGGCGACGCGTACATGGCCATGGGTGCGCAATTGAGCTTTTCCTGTGCGCCCTACCTGCTCGACACCGCGCCCACGGCCGGCGAGCAAATCGTCTGGGCGGAGTCCAATGCGGTGGTCTACGCCAACAGCGTGCTTGGCGCCCGCACACAGAAATACCCGGACTTCCTCGATATCTGCATCGCGCTGTGCGGTCGCGCACCGTTGGCCGGTTGTCACCTCGATGGGCCGCGCAAGGCTGGGATGATCGTCGAAGTCCCCAGCCTCGGCTCGGTGGACGACAGCTTCTATCCGCTGTTGGGCTATCACATCGGCAGCCTGACCGGGCGACGCGTCCCACTGATACACGGCCTGGAAAATGCCGCGCCGACCTTGGATGACCTGAAGGCTTTCGGTGCCGCGTTCGCGACCACCAGCGCCGCGCCGCTGTTCCACATCGCCGGCGTGACGCCGGAGGCCATGGATGCGGCCAAGGTGCTGGACCGCGACGCCGTGCTGCCCATGGAAACCGTCAACACGACGGGGCTGCTCGCCAGTTGGCGCGAGCTCAACAGCGCCCGGCACCGTCACGTGGATGTGGTTTCCCTGGGCAACCCGCATTTCTCCCTCAGCGAATTTGCCGCCTTGTCACGCCTGTGCACGGGGCGCACCAAACACGCTGAAGTGGTGCTGGCAATCACCTGCGGCCGGGCCGTGCTGGAACAGGCGCGCCAGGCCGGCTACCTGGACGCGATCCAGGCCTTCGGCGCAACGCTGGTCACCGACACCTGCTGGTGCATGCTGGGCGAGCCGGTAATCCCGCCAGCCGCAACGACGCTGATGACCAACTCCGGCAAATACGCGCACTACGCGCCGGGCCTGGTGGGTCGCGGCGTGCATTTTGCCAGCCTTGCCGATTGCGTCGAGGCCGCCTGCACCGCCACCGCCAGCGATCATCCTCCGCAATGGTTGCGGCCCTGCGCACCCGAGGAGATCCCGAGCGATGTTTGA
- a CDS encoding transporter substrate-binding domain-containing protein yields the protein MKNRALAAALSVVLLPLIALPAHADKLDDIIGSGKLRCAVTLDFPPMGFRDKSNEPAGFDVDYCNDLAKVLGVDAEVVETPFSDRIPALLSGRADVIVASTSDTLERAKTVGLTVPYFAFQMVVLTREDTGINSYTDLKGKKLGNTSSTYEAIALEKDQKNWGSGSFRAYQSQNDTLLAVAQGHIDATVVTNTVAAATIKSGKYKGLKIAGDAPYVIDYVSLGAKRSEYGLLNYLNLFINQQVRTGRYNELFVKWVGKEIPPANLTVPQVYY from the coding sequence ATGAAAAACCGTGCATTAGCCGCAGCCCTCAGCGTTGTCCTCCTTCCCCTGATTGCCCTTCCCGCCCACGCCGACAAGCTCGACGACATCATCGGCTCGGGCAAGCTGCGTTGCGCCGTGACACTGGATTTCCCACCGATGGGCTTTCGCGATAAAAGCAACGAACCGGCGGGATTCGACGTGGATTATTGCAACGATCTGGCAAAAGTCCTTGGCGTAGACGCCGAAGTCGTGGAGACGCCATTTTCCGACCGCATCCCCGCACTGCTATCAGGTCGCGCCGACGTCATCGTCGCCTCCACTTCCGACACCCTGGAGCGAGCCAAGACCGTCGGCCTGACCGTGCCCTACTTCGCCTTCCAAATGGTGGTGCTGACCCGCGAAGACACCGGTATCAACAGCTACACCGACCTCAAGGGCAAAAAACTCGGTAATACCAGCAGCACTTATGAAGCCATCGCCCTGGAAAAGGACCAGAAGAATTGGGGCAGCGGCAGTTTCCGCGCCTACCAATCGCAGAACGACACACTGCTGGCCGTCGCCCAGGGGCATATCGACGCCACCGTGGTAACCAACACCGTAGCCGCCGCGACCATCAAGTCGGGCAAGTACAAGGGTCTGAAAATCGCCGGTGATGCGCCTTACGTCATCGACTACGTGTCCCTCGGCGCCAAGCGCAGCGAGTACGGCTTGCTCAACTACCTCAACCTGTTCATCAACCAGCAAGTGCGCACGGGCCGCTACAACGAGCTGTTCGTCAAATGGGTCGGCAAGGAGATCCCGCCGGCCAACCTGACCGTGCCCCAGGTCTATTACTGA
- a CDS encoding acetoin dehydrogenase dihydrolipoyllysine-residue acetyltransferase subunit, producing MSQIFTLTMPKWGLSMTEGRVDAWLKEEGQPITKGDEVMDVETDKISSSVEAPFSGVLRRQVARQDETLPVGALLGIVVEGEASDAEIDAVIEQFQSNFVPGDAADEDSGPKPQKVEVDGRVIRYFERGEGGTPLVLVHGFGGDLNNWLFNHEALAAGRRVIALDLPGHGESAKNLKRGDLDELSGVVLALLDHLDINTAHLVGHSMGGAVSLNTARLMPQRLRSLTLIGSAGLGAEINGGYLQGFVDAANRNALKPQLVQLFSNAELVNRQMLDDMLKYKRLEGVDIALRQLAGNLFKDGRQQADLRDVVQAGHVPTLVIWGSDDAIIPASHAEGLSARVEVLPGQGHMVQMEAAEQVNRLILDFIGQH from the coding sequence ATGAGCCAGATTTTTACCCTGACCATGCCCAAGTGGGGCCTGTCGATGACCGAGGGCCGGGTCGATGCCTGGCTCAAGGAAGAGGGGCAGCCCATCACCAAGGGCGATGAAGTGATGGACGTCGAGACCGACAAGATCTCGAGCAGCGTCGAAGCGCCGTTCTCCGGGGTCCTGCGCCGCCAGGTCGCTCGTCAGGATGAAACCCTGCCGGTCGGCGCCTTGCTCGGCATCGTCGTCGAAGGCGAGGCCAGCGACGCCGAGATCGACGCGGTCATTGAACAATTCCAATCCAACTTCGTGCCCGGCGACGCGGCCGACGAAGACAGTGGCCCGAAACCGCAGAAAGTCGAGGTTGACGGCCGGGTGATCCGCTATTTCGAGCGCGGCGAGGGCGGTACGCCGCTGGTGTTGGTGCACGGTTTTGGCGGCGACCTGAACAACTGGCTGTTCAACCATGAAGCATTGGCAGCCGGGCGTCGAGTGATTGCCCTGGACCTGCCGGGCCATGGCGAGTCGGCAAAAAACCTGAAACGCGGCGACCTCGATGAGCTGAGCGGTGTGGTACTGGCGTTGCTCGATCACCTGGATATCAACACGGCCCATCTCGTCGGGCATTCCATGGGTGGGGCCGTCTCACTCAATACCGCGCGCCTGATGCCGCAACGCTTGCGCTCGCTGACCTTGATCGGCAGCGCCGGCCTGGGCGCGGAGATCAACGGCGGTTACCTGCAAGGCTTCGTCGACGCGGCCAATCGCAACGCCCTCAAGCCACAGCTCGTACAGCTGTTCTCGAATGCCGAGCTGGTCAACCGGCAGATGCTCGACGACATGCTCAAGTACAAGCGCCTGGAAGGCGTGGACATCGCATTGCGCCAACTGGCCGGGAATTTGTTCAAGGACGGCCGCCAGCAGGCGGACCTGCGCGACGTCGTGCAGGCCGGCCACGTCCCGACCCTGGTGATCTGGGGCAGCGACGACGCGATCATCCCGGCGTCTCACGCCGAAGGGTTATCGGCGCGGGTCGAAGTCCTGCCGGGCCAGGGGCACATGGTGCAGATGGAAGCAGCGGAACAGGTCAATCGATTGATTCTCGACTTCATCGGACAGCACTGA
- a CDS encoding amino acid ABC transporter permease translates to MFDYSFQWRPALRALPDMLAGAWVTFETAALSMIFGVLIALVLTVMRQARHPLLRGVGNGWVSIARNTPSLFQIYILYFGLGSLGLHVSSWFALLAGITFNNAGYLAENFRGGLKAVPDTQMRAARSLGMSAFQAYRMIIVPQLLRIVFYPLTNQMVWAVLMTSLGVVVGLNNDLTGVTQEYNVKTFRTFEYFALAAVLYYLIAKLIVGLARLLSWRLFRY, encoded by the coding sequence ATGTTTGACTACAGCTTCCAATGGCGCCCGGCCTTGCGCGCCCTGCCCGACATGCTGGCCGGCGCCTGGGTGACCTTCGAAACCGCGGCGCTGTCGATGATTTTCGGCGTGCTGATCGCCCTGGTCCTGACGGTGATGCGCCAGGCCCGCCATCCGCTGCTGCGCGGTGTCGGCAACGGCTGGGTGTCGATCGCCCGCAACACGCCGTCGTTGTTCCAGATCTACATCCTCTACTTCGGCCTCGGCTCCCTCGGGTTGCACGTCAGTTCCTGGTTTGCCCTGTTGGCCGGTATCACCTTCAACAATGCGGGCTACCTGGCGGAGAACTTTCGCGGCGGCCTCAAGGCGGTGCCGGACACGCAGATGCGCGCCGCTCGCTCCCTGGGCATGAGCGCATTCCAGGCCTACCGGATGATCATCGTCCCGCAGCTGCTGCGTATCGTCTTCTACCCATTGACCAACCAAATGGTCTGGGCGGTACTGATGACGTCCCTGGGCGTGGTGGTCGGCCTGAACAACGACCTCACCGGGGTGACCCAGGAATACAACGTCAAGACGTTCCGCACCTTCGAATACTTCGCCCTCGCGGCGGTGCTGTATTACCTGATCGCCAAGCTGATTGTCGGGCTGGCCCGGCTGTTGTCCTGGCGGCTGTTTCGTTATTGA
- a CDS encoding DUF6152 family protein: MNMILRCFGVSSMLVATAALAHHGWSEYDASKPLTLEGTIKESGYSHPHGTVRLQTTEKTWTVVLAPPSRMENRGLTKDMFKAGNRATVVGYANKNKPDELRAERITIDDKTTELR; this comes from the coding sequence ATGAACATGATTCTTCGCTGCTTCGGCGTGTCTTCGATGCTGGTAGCCACCGCGGCCCTTGCCCACCATGGCTGGAGCGAATACGACGCGAGCAAGCCACTGACGCTCGAAGGCACGATAAAGGAGTCGGGATATTCCCATCCCCACGGCACCGTGCGCCTGCAAACCACGGAAAAGACCTGGACCGTCGTGCTCGCTCCGCCTTCGCGCATGGAGAATCGGGGGCTGACCAAAGACATGTTCAAGGCCGGCAACCGGGCCACCGTGGTCGGCTACGCCAATAAAAACAAGCCTGACGAGCTACGCGCCGAACGCATCACCATCGACGACAAGACCACCGAGCTGCGCTGA
- a CDS encoding trans-3-hydroxy-L-proline dehydratase encodes MRSSRIIHIVSCHAEGEVGDVIVGGVAPPPGASVWEQSRWIAQDQTLRNFVLNEPRGGVFRHVNLLVPAKDPQAQMAWIIMEPADTPPMSGSNSLCVATVLLDSGILPMTEPQTRLILEAPGGLIEAVADCREGKVQRVEIKNVPSFADRLDAWIEVQGLGSLQVDTAYGGDSFVIVDAERLGFAIRPDEAAELVAVGLKITAAANEQLGFVHPLNPDWSHISFCQVAAPIVRENGIATGANAVVIQPGKIDRSPTGTGCSARMAVLHAKGLMQVGERFIGRSIIGSEFHCRIDSLAEVAGRPAIYPCIAGRAWITGTHQLLLDPADPWPQGYRLSDTWPGA; translated from the coding sequence ATGCGCTCATCCAGAATCATCCACATAGTCAGTTGCCACGCCGAAGGCGAAGTCGGCGATGTCATCGTCGGCGGCGTCGCGCCGCCACCCGGCGCCTCGGTATGGGAACAGTCGCGCTGGATCGCCCAGGACCAGACCCTGCGCAACTTCGTCCTCAACGAGCCCCGTGGCGGGGTGTTCCGCCATGTCAACCTGCTGGTGCCGGCCAAGGACCCGCAGGCGCAGATGGCCTGGATCATCATGGAACCGGCCGATACGCCGCCCATGTCCGGTTCCAATTCGCTATGCGTCGCCACCGTGCTACTGGACAGCGGCATCCTGCCGATGACCGAACCCCAGACGCGCTTGATATTGGAGGCACCGGGCGGATTGATCGAGGCGGTGGCCGACTGCCGGGAGGGCAAGGTGCAGCGGGTCGAAATCAAGAACGTCCCCTCCTTCGCTGACCGCCTCGATGCGTGGATCGAAGTCCAAGGCCTGGGGTCGTTGCAAGTGGACACTGCCTACGGTGGCGACAGCTTCGTCATCGTTGATGCCGAGCGCCTGGGCTTCGCCATTCGCCCGGACGAAGCGGCCGAGCTGGTGGCCGTGGGGCTGAAAATCACCGCGGCCGCCAACGAGCAACTGGGCTTCGTACATCCATTGAATCCCGACTGGTCGCACATCTCGTTCTGCCAGGTCGCAGCGCCCATCGTCCGGGAAAACGGCATCGCTACCGGCGCCAACGCCGTCGTCATCCAACCCGGCAAGATCGACCGCTCGCCCACCGGCACCGGCTGCTCGGCACGCATGGCGGTGCTGCACGCCAAGGGTTTGATGCAGGTCGGCGAGCGGTTTATTGGCCGCTCGATCATCGGCTCCGAGTTCCACTGCCGCATCGACTCACTGGCCGAGGTGGCCGGACGCCCGGCGATTTATCCGTGCATCGCCGGACGTGCGTGGATCACCGGGACCCACCAATTGCTGCTCGACCCGGCCGATCCGTGGCCACAGGGCTACCGGCTCTCGGATACCTGGCCGGGCGCATGA
- a CDS encoding amino acid ABC transporter ATP-binding protein codes for MIEIENVHKSFGHLEVVKGVSLTVDKGEVVSIIGGSGSGKSTLLMCINGLEPIQKGRIRVDGVEVHDSATDLNRLRQKIGIVFQQWNAFPHLTVLENVMLAPRKVLGKSKQDAEALAVRQLEHVGLGDKLKAFPGKLSGGQQQRMAIARALAMSPDYMLFDEATSALDPQLVGEVLDTMRMLAEDGMTMVLVTHEIRFARDVSDRVAFFCNGRVHEIGPPDQVIGNPVQPETAAFLKSVK; via the coding sequence ATGATTGAGATCGAAAACGTGCACAAGTCCTTCGGCCACCTCGAAGTGGTCAAGGGCGTCAGCCTCACCGTGGACAAGGGCGAAGTCGTGTCGATCATCGGTGGCTCCGGCTCCGGCAAATCGACCTTGCTGATGTGCATCAACGGCCTGGAGCCGATCCAGAAAGGCCGCATTCGCGTGGACGGCGTCGAGGTCCATGACAGCGCCACCGACCTCAACCGGCTGCGGCAAAAGATCGGCATCGTCTTCCAGCAGTGGAATGCCTTTCCCCACCTGACCGTGCTGGAAAATGTGATGCTCGCTCCGCGCAAGGTGCTGGGCAAGAGCAAGCAGGATGCCGAGGCGCTGGCGGTCAGGCAGCTTGAGCACGTGGGCCTGGGGGACAAGCTCAAGGCCTTTCCGGGCAAGCTCTCCGGCGGCCAGCAGCAGCGCATGGCAATCGCCCGCGCCCTGGCGATGTCGCCGGACTACATGCTGTTCGACGAAGCCACCTCGGCCCTCGATCCGCAACTGGTCGGCGAGGTGCTGGACACCATGCGCATGCTCGCCGAAGACGGCATGACCATGGTGCTGGTGACCCACGAGATCCGCTTCGCCCGGGACGTGTCCGACCGGGTGGCGTTCTTCTGCAATGGCCGGGTCCATGAGATCGGGCCGCCGGACCAGGTGATCGGCAACCCGGTGCAGCCGGAGACGGCGGCGTTTCTCAAGTCGGTCAAATAG
- a CDS encoding dihydrodipicolinate synthase family protein, with translation MSKRINWSGVFPAVTTQFNDDFSINLEKTHQVISNVIRDGVSGLVVCGSVGENTSLSAEEKIAVTEVAVDASRGRVPVICGVAEFTSVQAAKVANAVRKVGVDGVMLMPALVYGSKPFETAEHFRYVARHADVPLMVYNNPPIYKNDVTPDILISLADCDNVVCFKDSSGDTRRFIDVRNEVGDRFVLFAGLDDVVLESLAVGAEGWVSGMSNVFPKEGETIFRLARAGRFAEAMPIYEWLMPILHLDARADLVQCIKLCEAIAGRGSALTRPPRLALPEDDRAYVEQIMAKAMANRPQLPDVGL, from the coding sequence ATGAGCAAACGCATCAACTGGAGCGGCGTATTCCCCGCAGTCACCACCCAATTCAACGACGACTTTTCCATCAACCTGGAAAAAACCCACCAAGTGATTTCCAACGTCATTCGCGACGGCGTTTCCGGTCTGGTGGTCTGCGGGTCGGTGGGGGAAAACACCTCCCTGAGCGCCGAGGAAAAAATCGCCGTGACCGAAGTGGCAGTGGACGCTTCCCGCGGCCGCGTGCCGGTGATCTGCGGGGTCGCCGAGTTCACCAGCGTGCAGGCCGCCAAGGTTGCCAACGCAGTGCGCAAGGTCGGTGTCGACGGGGTAATGCTGATGCCGGCGCTGGTCTACGGCTCCAAGCCGTTCGAGACCGCAGAGCATTTTCGCTACGTCGCCCGGCATGCGGACGTGCCGCTGATGGTCTACAACAACCCGCCCATCTACAAGAACGACGTCACCCCGGACATCCTCATTTCGCTGGCCGATTGCGACAACGTGGTGTGCTTCAAGGATTCATCCGGCGACACCCGGCGCTTCATCGATGTGCGCAACGAAGTCGGCGATCGCTTCGTGCTGTTCGCCGGTCTTGACGATGTGGTGCTCGAAAGTCTCGCCGTGGGCGCCGAAGGTTGGGTATCTGGCATGTCCAACGTGTTCCCGAAGGAAGGTGAAACCATCTTCCGCCTGGCCCGCGCCGGACGCTTCGCCGAAGCCATGCCGATCTACGAATGGCTGATGCCGATCCTGCACCTCGACGCCCGCGCCGACCTGGTGCAATGCATCAAGCTATGCGAAGCCATCGCCGGGCGAGGCAGCGCCCTCACTCGCCCACCGCGCCTGGCCCTGCCGGAAGACGACCGGGCGTATGTGGAACAGATCATGGCCAAGGCGATGGCCAATCGGCCGCAGTTGCCGGACGTGGGGCTATAA
- a CDS encoding DUF6644 family protein, giving the protein MPVAGPVAQSWIDRLGDSSLGVAMRSDLWLYPLVEVVHIVGFSVLVGAVVIFDLRVLGLSRNIAVTALARHLLRWAVGALLLIVPAGLMMFSAHPHDFAGNNVFILKLCLIAVAGLNALLFHVGPYRNVERWNIGRTAPALARIQALLSVVLWIAVIGCGRLLAYT; this is encoded by the coding sequence ATGCCGGTCGCCGGCCCCGTCGCGCAAAGCTGGATCGATAGACTGGGCGACTCGTCCCTGGGCGTGGCGATGCGCAGCGACCTCTGGCTTTATCCGCTGGTGGAAGTGGTGCACATCGTCGGGTTTTCTGTCCTGGTCGGCGCGGTGGTGATATTCGACCTGCGCGTCCTCGGGCTGTCCAGGAACATCGCCGTGACCGCGCTGGCGCGCCATCTGCTGCGATGGGCCGTCGGGGCACTGCTGCTGATCGTGCCTGCCGGCTTGATGATGTTCAGCGCCCACCCTCACGATTTCGCCGGCAACAACGTGTTCATCCTCAAGCTGTGCCTGATCGCGGTGGCAGGTCTCAATGCCCTGCTGTTCCACGTGGGACCCTACCGTAACGTCGAGCGATGGAATATCGGCCGCACCGCGCCGGCCCTGGCCAGAATCCAGGCGCTGCTGTCCGTGGTGCTCTGGATCGCGGTGATTGGCTGCGGTCGCCTGCTGGCCTACACCTGA
- a CDS encoding amino acid ABC transporter permease gives MFSTSLTVNDVLYLLEGAWVTVQLTAWSILLGTLAGLLFGLLRALLPRASLPLAWVLDAFRSVPLLIQFVLFNSLKSIVGLQLSAFAVGCIVLGVYAAAYFTEIVRGGVLAVPLSTRRASRSLGLTYLQDLRFIVLPIATRVAFPGWLNLVLGVMKDTALVMWIGIVELLRASQTIVTRIQEPLLVLCIAGLIYYVMSLVVARLGARLERRWQEND, from the coding sequence ATGTTTTCTACAAGCCTTACCGTTAACGACGTGTTGTATCTACTCGAAGGTGCCTGGGTCACCGTGCAATTGACCGCCTGGTCGATTTTGCTGGGCACGCTGGCCGGCTTGCTCTTCGGCCTGCTGCGGGCGCTGCTGCCCCGGGCTAGCCTGCCATTGGCCTGGGTGCTCGACGCGTTTCGCAGCGTACCGCTGCTGATCCAGTTCGTGCTGTTCAATTCCCTGAAGAGCATCGTCGGCCTGCAACTCAGCGCCTTTGCCGTCGGTTGCATCGTGCTCGGGGTCTACGCCGCCGCGTATTTCACCGAAATCGTCCGAGGTGGCGTCCTCGCAGTGCCGTTGAGTACCCGACGAGCCAGCCGATCCCTGGGGCTGACGTACTTGCAGGACCTGCGCTTCATCGTCCTGCCGATCGCCACGCGGGTGGCGTTTCCGGGTTGGCTGAACCTGGTGCTGGGGGTGATGAAAGACACCGCGCTGGTGATGTGGATTGGCATTGTCGAGCTGCTGCGGGCATCGCAAACCATCGTCACGCGCATTCAGGAACCCCTGCTGGTGCTGTGCATCGCGGGCCTCATCTATTACGTCATGAGCCTGGTGGTCGCCCGCCTCGGCGCTCGCCTGGAAAGAAGGTGGCAGGAAAATGATTGA
- a CDS encoding DinB family protein, translating into MNYFLAQALNNRWANHRLLDACAQLNTAEYEAYRTSFFPSIQATLCHILEVDRYYLTALEGDVAGQERDFSEMLAFTQLRESQDRTDRQLAAFCENLTHDDLSRAIDLVRTDGKVRERIDRLLLHLFEHQIHHRGQVHTMLSATHVDPPQLDEFFLDCDRRFRDAEEQLLQLDEQRVWRDYQPD; encoded by the coding sequence ATGAATTACTTCCTGGCTCAGGCCCTCAACAACCGATGGGCCAACCACAGGCTGCTGGACGCCTGCGCGCAGCTCAATACTGCGGAGTACGAAGCCTACCGCACCAGCTTTTTTCCCTCCATCCAAGCCACGCTGTGCCATATCCTCGAAGTCGACCGTTATTACCTGACCGCCCTCGAAGGCGACGTAGCGGGCCAGGAACGAGATTTCTCCGAGATGCTGGCGTTCACCCAACTCAGGGAAAGCCAGGACCGGACCGACCGGCAACTGGCGGCATTCTGCGAAAACCTTACCCATGACGACCTGTCCCGCGCCATCGACCTGGTGCGTACCGACGGCAAGGTGCGCGAAAGGATCGACCGGTTGCTGCTGCACCTGTTCGAGCACCAGATCCATCACCGCGGCCAGGTCCACACCATGCTCAGCGCCACCCATGTGGATCCGCCACAGCTCGACGAGTTCTTCCTCGATTGCGACCGCAGGTTCCGCGACGCAGAGGAACAGCTGCTGCAACTGGACGAGCAGCGGGTCTGGCGCGATTACCAACCCGATTGA
- a CDS encoding 2,3-butanediol dehydrogenase encodes MRAAVWHGRNDIRVEDVPLPVSPPAGWVQIRVQWCGICGSDLHEYVAGPVFIPVEAPHPLTGIKGQCILGHEFCGEIVELGEGVEGFSVGEPVAADACQHCGTCYYCTHGLYNICENLAFTGLMNNGAFAELVNVPANLLYKLPVNFPAEAGALIEPLAVGMHAVKKAGSLLGQNVVVVGAGTIGLCTIMCARAAGAAQVIALEMSGARKAKALEVGASHVIDPNECDALTEVRRLTGGLGADVSFECIGNKHTAKFAIDLIRKAGKCVLVGIFEEPSEFNFFELVSTEKQVLGALAYNGEFVDVIAFIADGRLDISPLVTGRIQLEEIVGQGFEELVNNKEHNVKIIVSPARI; translated from the coding sequence ATGCGCGCCGCCGTATGGCATGGCCGCAACGACATCCGCGTCGAAGACGTGCCGCTGCCGGTTTCACCGCCCGCCGGTTGGGTGCAGATCCGCGTGCAATGGTGTGGCATCTGCGGTTCGGATCTGCACGAATACGTGGCCGGGCCGGTGTTCATCCCGGTGGAGGCGCCGCACCCGCTGACCGGAATCAAGGGGCAGTGCATCCTCGGCCATGAGTTTTGCGGGGAAATCGTCGAGCTGGGTGAGGGCGTCGAGGGCTTCAGCGTCGGCGAGCCAGTGGCGGCGGACGCCTGCCAACACTGCGGCACCTGCTATTACTGCACCCACGGGCTGTACAACATCTGCGAAAACCTGGCCTTCACCGGGCTGATGAACAACGGTGCGTTCGCGGAGCTGGTCAACGTCCCGGCGAATTTGCTATACAAACTGCCTGTCAACTTTCCCGCCGAGGCCGGTGCGTTGATCGAGCCGCTGGCGGTGGGCATGCATGCGGTGAAGAAGGCCGGCAGCCTGTTGGGCCAGAATGTCGTGGTGGTGGGTGCCGGGACCATCGGCCTCTGCACGATCATGTGCGCCAGGGCGGCCGGCGCGGCCCAGGTGATTGCCTTGGAAATGTCCGGTGCGCGCAAGGCCAAGGCCCTGGAAGTCGGGGCCAGCCATGTCATCGATCCGAATGAATGCGACGCCTTGACCGAAGTTCGGCGCCTGACCGGTGGGCTGGGCGCCGATGTGAGCTTCGAGTGCATCGGCAACAAGCACACCGCCAAGTTCGCCATCGACCTTATCCGCAAGGCCGGCAAATGTGTCCTGGTGGGGATTTTCGAAGAACCGAGCGAGTTCAACTTCTTCGAGCTGGTCTCCACCGAGAAGCAGGTGCTGGGCGCGCTTGCCTACAACGGCGAGTTCGTCGACGTGATTGCCTTCATCGCCGACGGGCGCCTGGACATCTCGCCGCTGGTGACCGGGCGCATCCAGCTGGAGGAGATCGTCGGGCAGGGCTTCGAGGAACTGGTGAACAACAAGGAACACAACGTGAAAATCATCGTGTCACCCGCACGGATCTGA